A window of Ruania suaedae contains these coding sequences:
- a CDS encoding DinB family protein: MPETKDWTWVLDRRCPQCGAEAGALELAQIPAAVRTQIQVWPVVLRREDVVSPPAPGMWSTLEYAAHVRDVLEVFDARLTTVLTEDDPVFEGFDPDAAALEGGYRELDPQTVGAQILAAGESLAARVEGVTAEQAELRGTRADGAEFTITSLMQYLLHDLVHHAWDVTEGRPDEDEDEAAESDTPGPPPLQAFAHRHRRVLGILLGIAALALALAYVFAAPPESDAGPVREAIVRWSVPGCWALISAAGACWAFDVRQQVRNVIAYAAVACWLVYLGARLL, translated from the coding sequence ATGCCGGAGACCAAGGACTGGACGTGGGTGCTGGACCGGCGGTGCCCGCAGTGCGGGGCCGAGGCCGGGGCCCTCGAGCTCGCTCAGATCCCGGCCGCGGTGCGCACGCAGATCCAGGTCTGGCCGGTGGTGCTGCGCCGCGAGGACGTGGTGTCGCCGCCCGCGCCGGGTATGTGGTCCACGCTCGAGTACGCCGCCCACGTGCGCGATGTGCTGGAGGTCTTCGACGCCCGGCTCACCACCGTGCTCACCGAGGACGATCCGGTCTTCGAGGGCTTCGACCCCGATGCCGCCGCCCTCGAGGGCGGGTACCGCGAGCTCGACCCGCAGACGGTCGGAGCGCAGATCCTGGCTGCCGGTGAGTCGCTCGCCGCCCGGGTGGAGGGCGTCACGGCGGAGCAGGCGGAGCTGCGGGGCACCCGCGCGGACGGTGCCGAGTTCACCATCACCTCCCTGATGCAGTACCTGCTGCACGATCTGGTGCATCACGCGTGGGATGTCACCGAGGGGCGGCCGGACGAGGACGAGGACGAGGCGGCCGAGTCCGATACGCCCGGCCCACCGCCCCTGCAGGCGTTCGCCCACCGCCATCGGCGGGTACTCGGCATCCTGCTGGGGATCGCCGCGCTCGCGCTGGCGCTCGCCTACGTCTTCGCCGCGCCTCCGGAATCGGATGCCGGGCCCGTCCGGGAGGCCATCGTGCGCTGGAGCGTGCCCGGCTGCTGGGCGCTGATCTCGGCCGCGGGTGCGTGCTGGGCGTTCGACGTCCGTCAACAGGTCAGGAACGTGATCGCCTACGCCGCGGTGGCGTGCTGGCTGGTCTACCTCGGCGCGCGGCTGCTCTAA
- a CDS encoding carbohydrate ABC transporter permease — protein sequence MTAPVQTARAARPSTRRRPSTQRSPLFHVLMIPFTLLWVAPMVFVVAVALRPFSDIIARGLSAVPTGVSWEGFQTALTTGGIGVALRNSVIVTVVAVVLSLFLASLAAYALSRFRIPGRTVILLLMLAGNLLPPQILLIPVAKITEALGIYDTLFALIIVQVGFGLGFYTFVLHGFMRGLPNEVFEAARIDGAGPVRIYALIVLPLARPSLAALTALATTWVFNDLIWAMTVLRTEGNFPITAALLNLQGGFVSQWNVVAAGAVIAAIPTAVVFFIFQKQFVSGLLVGANK from the coding sequence ATGACTGCACCCGTGCAGACTGCCCGAGCCGCGCGCCCGAGCACGCGCCGCCGACCGAGCACGCAGCGCTCGCCCTTGTTCCACGTCCTGATGATCCCGTTCACCCTCCTGTGGGTGGCGCCGATGGTCTTCGTGGTCGCGGTCGCGCTGCGCCCGTTCTCCGACATCATCGCCCGCGGCCTGAGCGCGGTGCCGACCGGGGTGAGCTGGGAGGGCTTCCAGACGGCGCTGACCACCGGCGGCATCGGTGTGGCGTTGCGCAACTCGGTGATCGTGACGGTGGTCGCGGTGGTGCTCTCGCTCTTCCTGGCTTCGTTGGCTGCCTACGCCTTGAGCCGGTTCCGGATCCCGGGGCGGACCGTGATCCTGCTGCTGATGCTGGCCGGCAACCTGCTGCCTCCGCAGATCCTGCTGATCCCGGTGGCGAAGATCACCGAGGCACTGGGGATCTACGACACCCTGTTCGCACTGATCATCGTGCAGGTCGGGTTCGGGCTGGGGTTCTACACCTTCGTCCTGCACGGGTTCATGCGCGGCCTGCCGAACGAGGTGTTCGAGGCCGCCCGGATCGACGGGGCGGGCCCGGTGCGCATCTATGCACTGATCGTGCTGCCGCTGGCCCGGCCCTCCCTGGCCGCGTTGACGGCCCTGGCCACGACGTGGGTCTTCAACGACCTGATCTGGGCGATGACGGTGCTGCGCACGGAGGGCAACTTCCCGATCACGGCGGCGCTGCTCAATCTCCAGGGCGGGTTCGTCAGCCAGTGGAACGTGGTGGCCGCCGGCGCGGTGATCGCCGCGATCCCCACCGCGGTGGTGTTCTTCATCTTCCAGAAGCAGTTCGTCTCCGGACTGCTGGTCGGCGCGAACAAGTGA
- a CDS encoding ABC transporter substrate-binding protein has protein sequence MNTTTRTSPLSRRGFLLGAGAVGTSGLLAGCIGSDGGGEETADGGGTADGGGSTGMITLQNSQSDPAPREAQETLIAEYPGEAEINTVASEQFRAQLSTYLTSANPPDVLTWYAGSVARDYAAEGLLLDVSDMWEGEGVCANFSDALRELSTAEDGSQIFVPTNYYWWSVFYKKSAFEEWGVSAPETWEDFLALCEELQGMGVNPLANGIGSTPWMASGWFDYLNLRINGAQYHRELLAGEHAFTDPEVEAVLEEYTKLIPYFDPNMVSYSYQEAVTPMVQNESAMYLIGAFVTQFFPEDQREDLDFFSVPPINPDVPSAEEAPTDGYFASSGTDDPEGTKELLAYLASAQSQQTFIEVSGSSNLPTNPDVDASGFSPLVQKGIELLNNTEEITQFFNRDSSDALQATADDALTRFLADPSDIPGILEGWQAAAMQVWDQ, from the coding sequence ATGAATACCACCACCCGCACCAGTCCTCTCTCCCGGCGAGGGTTCCTGCTCGGAGCCGGAGCCGTCGGCACCAGCGGGCTGCTCGCCGGCTGCATCGGCTCCGACGGCGGCGGCGAGGAGACCGCCGATGGCGGCGGGACCGCTGACGGCGGCGGTTCCACCGGGATGATCACCCTCCAGAACTCCCAGTCCGACCCGGCCCCGCGGGAGGCGCAGGAGACCCTGATCGCCGAGTACCCGGGCGAGGCGGAGATCAACACCGTCGCCAGCGAACAGTTCCGGGCCCAGCTGTCCACCTATCTGACCTCCGCGAACCCGCCGGACGTGCTGACCTGGTACGCCGGGTCAGTCGCGCGCGACTATGCCGCCGAGGGCCTGTTGCTCGACGTCTCGGACATGTGGGAGGGCGAGGGCGTCTGCGCGAACTTCTCCGACGCCCTGCGTGAGCTCTCGACCGCCGAGGACGGCAGTCAGATCTTCGTGCCGACCAACTACTACTGGTGGTCGGTCTTCTACAAGAAGTCTGCCTTCGAGGAGTGGGGCGTGAGCGCACCGGAGACCTGGGAGGACTTCCTCGCGCTGTGCGAGGAGCTGCAGGGCATGGGCGTGAACCCGCTGGCCAACGGCATCGGTTCCACCCCGTGGATGGCCTCGGGCTGGTTCGACTACCTCAACCTGCGCATCAACGGTGCCCAGTACCACCGCGAGCTGCTCGCCGGTGAGCACGCCTTCACCGACCCGGAGGTCGAGGCCGTGCTCGAGGAGTACACCAAGCTCATCCCCTACTTCGACCCGAACATGGTCTCCTACTCCTACCAGGAGGCGGTCACGCCGATGGTGCAGAACGAATCGGCGATGTACCTGATCGGCGCGTTCGTGACGCAGTTCTTCCCCGAGGACCAGCGCGAGGACCTGGACTTCTTCTCGGTGCCACCGATCAACCCGGACGTGCCCAGCGCGGAGGAGGCCCCCACCGACGGCTACTTCGCCTCCTCCGGCACCGACGATCCGGAGGGGACCAAGGAGCTGCTCGCCTACCTCGCCTCCGCACAGTCGCAGCAGACCTTCATCGAGGTCTCCGGATCCTCGAACCTGCCGACCAATCCCGACGTCGACGCCTCCGGGTTCTCCCCGTTGGTGCAGAAGGGCATCGAGCTGCTCAACAACACTGAGGAGATCACCCAGTTCTTCAATCGCGACTCCTCCGATGCGCTGCAGGCCACCGCTGACGACGCCCTCACCCGGTTCCTTGCCGACCCCTCCGACATCCCGGGCATCCTCGAGGGATGGCAGGCCGCCGCGATGCAGGTCTGGGACCAGTGA
- the gatC gene encoding Asp-tRNA(Asn)/Glu-tRNA(Gln) amidotransferase subunit GatC, whose product MSTINADEVARLAALARIDLTPEETDRLAGDLDVIVQSVATVSQAAGDDVPATSHPIALTNVLREDVVGQTLPLADILAQAPQAEDDQFAVPQILGEEQ is encoded by the coding sequence ATGTCCACCATCAACGCAGACGAGGTCGCGCGCCTGGCCGCTCTGGCCCGCATCGACCTCACGCCCGAGGAGACCGACCGGCTGGCCGGGGACCTGGACGTGATCGTCCAGTCCGTGGCGACCGTCTCGCAGGCCGCCGGAGACGACGTACCCGCCACGAGTCACCCCATCGCGCTGACGAACGTGCTCCGTGAGGACGTGGTGGGTCAGACCCTGCCGCTGGCGGACATCCTGGCGCAGGCCCCACAGGCCGAGGACGACCAGTTCGCGGTGCCGCAGATCCTGGGGGAGGAGCAGTGA
- a CDS encoding carbohydrate ABC transporter permease yields the protein MTATTTATSSSTPAPPRAPRPPWVRALRRVPVVVWLFLLVPLAVEAFWVFWPALNSFSLSFTRWNGIGAAEPVGLGNYEALLADPTFQTALRNNVIWAVGFGGLSVAIGLALAVALNRPGRGIGLYRAAIYLPMVFSLAVTGLFWRVLYSPDGLVNFSLATVGLSSLERQWLADPDVALYAVLVAAVWRQVGYIMVLYLAGLKGVDPALEEAAAMDGANRWQRFSRIVMPQLRSVNGVVFAVTVIDSLRTFDIVWAMTRGGPYNSTHLLSTYMFEQGFTLVNLGYGSAIAVVIFALAIVFIISYLVRSIRQEDS from the coding sequence GTGACGGCGACAACCACCGCCACCTCGTCCTCGACTCCGGCGCCGCCACGGGCGCCCCGGCCGCCGTGGGTCAGAGCGCTGCGCCGGGTTCCGGTGGTGGTGTGGCTGTTCCTGCTGGTACCGCTCGCCGTCGAGGCGTTCTGGGTGTTCTGGCCTGCGTTGAACTCGTTCTCGCTCTCCTTCACCCGCTGGAACGGGATCGGCGCGGCCGAACCGGTGGGGCTGGGCAACTACGAGGCCCTGCTGGCCGACCCGACCTTCCAGACGGCGCTGCGCAACAACGTCATCTGGGCGGTCGGATTCGGCGGGCTGTCGGTGGCGATCGGCCTGGCGCTGGCGGTGGCGCTGAACCGGCCCGGGCGCGGGATCGGCCTCTACCGGGCGGCGATCTACCTGCCGATGGTCTTCTCCCTCGCCGTCACGGGCCTGTTCTGGCGGGTGCTGTACTCCCCCGACGGGCTGGTGAACTTTTCCCTCGCGACCGTCGGGCTCAGCAGCCTGGAGCGGCAATGGCTCGCCGATCCGGACGTCGCCCTCTACGCCGTGCTGGTCGCGGCGGTGTGGCGCCAGGTCGGCTACATCATGGTGCTCTACCTCGCGGGTCTCAAGGGGGTCGACCCTGCCCTGGAGGAGGCGGCGGCCATGGACGGCGCGAACCGATGGCAACGGTTCTCGCGCATCGTGATGCCGCAGCTGCGCAGCGTCAACGGTGTGGTCTTCGCGGTGACGGTGATCGACTCGCTGCGCACCTTCGACATCGTCTGGGCCATGACCCGAGGGGGTCCCTACAACTCCACGCACCTGCTCAGCACGTACATGTTCGAGCAGGGCTTCACCCTGGTGAACCTGGGGTACGGGTCGGCGATCGCGGTGGTGATCTTCGCGCTGGCGATCGTGTTCATCATCAGCTACCTCGTCCGCTCCATCCGGCAGGAGGACTCATGA
- a CDS encoding AraC family transcriptional regulator: MAAYTKDGFAGQRMQVLPRPLVARATQAGLTSRLLVTDAGYFPHAANHGRSRPHGAREAVVLVCTDGRGWCDIDGATIGIGVGQALVLTPGAPHLYRADMRDPWTLWWFHATGADLGELLAPIVGDSRQEVVDLHDPARVVHLVEQTVQALERDETTPSLMAAAGAAWHVLAQLGADRSAGPRDEAGPVQRAREFLLDHLDEPVRVPDVAAHVGLSTSHLAALFRQATGGGVLDYLTRTRMARARVMLVTTSRSVAEVARAVGYQDEFYFSRQFRAVNGISPSSFRKASRAEHIS, encoded by the coding sequence ATGGCGGCCTACACCAAGGACGGATTCGCGGGTCAGCGGATGCAGGTGCTGCCTCGTCCGCTCGTCGCTCGGGCCACGCAGGCGGGACTGACTTCCCGGCTGTTGGTGACCGACGCGGGCTACTTCCCCCACGCCGCCAACCACGGCCGGTCCCGGCCCCACGGTGCGCGTGAGGCAGTGGTGCTCGTGTGCACGGACGGGCGGGGGTGGTGCGATATCGACGGCGCCACGATCGGCATCGGCGTCGGCCAGGCACTCGTGCTCACTCCTGGGGCCCCGCACCTGTACCGGGCCGACATGCGCGACCCGTGGACGTTGTGGTGGTTCCACGCGACGGGAGCCGACCTCGGTGAACTCCTTGCGCCGATCGTCGGCGACTCCCGGCAGGAGGTGGTGGACCTGCACGATCCCGCGCGGGTGGTGCACCTGGTCGAGCAGACCGTGCAAGCGCTCGAGCGCGATGAGACGACGCCGTCGTTGATGGCGGCCGCCGGCGCGGCGTGGCATGTGCTCGCTCAGCTCGGTGCCGACCGCTCGGCCGGCCCGCGGGACGAGGCAGGCCCCGTCCAGCGAGCCAGAGAGTTCCTGCTCGATCACCTCGACGAGCCGGTGCGGGTGCCCGACGTCGCCGCGCACGTGGGCTTGAGCACCTCCCATCTGGCGGCGCTGTTCCGCCAGGCCACCGGGGGAGGAGTGCTGGACTACCTGACCCGCACCCGGATGGCCCGGGCCCGGGTGATGCTGGTGACCACCAGCCGAAGCGTCGCCGAGGTGGCCCGCGCCGTGGGCTATCAGGACGAGTTCTACTTCTCCAGGCAGTTCCGTGCCGTCAACGGCATCAGTCCCTCGAGCTTCCGCAAGGCCTCGCGGGCCGAGCACATCAGTTAG
- a CDS encoding DUF5107 domain-containing protein yields the protein MFTEEPTLSLPDRPTDLVEAPVAAWREPLPLRTYHPAAPSDLPAYLDARVYQGSSGRVYPLPFHDRIEPEPTAHRWDAIHLENAWVRLVILPELGGRVHLAFDRTSGSELFYNNPVIKPALVGLAGPWIAGGIEFNWPQHHRPATYLPTDSHIEHEADGSVTVWCSDHDPFDRMKGMHGIRLRPDSSAIELRARLYNRTSFTQTFLWWANVAARTHRDFQSFFPDDVTVVADHAKRAVTAFPAADRPYYDIDYPGRRRETFTAADGTVVPGDRIDWPDNIPVPTSYMVTHSEHDFFGGYDHATGLGFVHVADRRIAVGKKQWTWGEAPFGRAWNRNLADGHDADSAYVELMAGVFTDNQPDFAFLAPGETKVFTQVWYPLRDIGPVTEATEDAALRVQRTGEVLNIGAITTTTRSGAVVEVLDAAGTVLAAHQRDLDPATPASVEVGAGSAASVRVRHGEQVLVSQHLGSGSATTAATEEIHAATEPPAPESVGTVEELLEIAGHLRQYRHATRSPEPYWAEALRREPGHAGASTAVGIARLRQGRLAEAEAHLRTAVDRLTAYHPTPSDATALYHLGLTLSLTGRPDEAYDLFARASWNRPWRAPAGFEMARLDAAAHRDATALHRVADVLRAEPDHLQARTLQAVLLRRTGAPEAADAALAQLQELDPLHWFSRDVAGEPLHTDAQTCLDVALEHAAVGSTAEALRALETALELDPERALGQPAVSALALLHRADLLERTGDETGAAQARQAAAAADRTWCFPGRLEDALMLERTVANHQDPVAQVLLGHWLYAVNRRDEALSAWQAGAREAGDAVVHRNIGLALATAGEDHDGARSAYDRALALAPGHPRILRERDQLDRRRGAPVAERLEALQQADQAVSERDDLAAELAHLLVCSGEAGAARRLLTGRQFQPWEGGEGEVLRVWERTCAALARVALAAHRLEEAADRVAEALIPPANLGEDRHPLATTAGLQLLAGDVAAAAGRQEEAERAWSVAADQVGDFRSMSASRHSEATYHSVLALRRLGRAEEAQALTTDLRGFVDELAVSTPVIDYFATSLPEMLLFPPDLIEQRDVRVQVLRAQLDLLDGHDHAAHRRLTEVLAAVPDHPDAHDLLPGA from the coding sequence ATGTTCACTGAGGAACCGACGCTCTCCCTCCCGGACCGCCCGACCGACCTGGTCGAGGCTCCGGTCGCCGCCTGGCGTGAACCGCTGCCGTTGCGCACCTACCACCCGGCGGCGCCTTCCGACCTGCCCGCCTACCTGGACGCTCGCGTCTACCAGGGCTCCTCCGGCCGGGTCTACCCGCTGCCGTTCCACGACCGGATCGAACCGGAGCCGACCGCCCATCGCTGGGATGCGATCCACCTCGAGAATGCCTGGGTGCGGCTGGTGATCCTGCCCGAGCTGGGTGGCCGTGTGCACCTGGCTTTCGACCGCACCTCCGGCTCCGAGCTCTTCTACAACAATCCGGTGATCAAGCCGGCGCTGGTGGGCCTGGCCGGTCCGTGGATCGCGGGCGGGATCGAGTTCAACTGGCCCCAGCACCACCGCCCCGCCACCTACCTGCCCACCGACAGCCACATCGAACACGAGGCGGACGGGTCGGTGACCGTGTGGTGCTCCGACCACGACCCCTTCGACCGGATGAAGGGGATGCACGGCATCCGCTTGCGCCCGGACAGCTCCGCGATCGAGCTGCGGGCCCGGCTGTACAACCGCACCTCGTTCACTCAGACCTTCCTGTGGTGGGCCAACGTCGCCGCCCGCACCCACCGGGACTTCCAGTCCTTCTTCCCCGACGACGTGACCGTGGTGGCCGACCACGCCAAGCGGGCCGTCACCGCCTTCCCTGCCGCCGACCGCCCCTATTACGACATCGACTACCCCGGCCGCCGCCGCGAGACCTTCACGGCCGCGGACGGCACGGTCGTCCCCGGCGACCGGATCGACTGGCCGGACAACATCCCGGTGCCCACCTCCTACATGGTCACCCACTCCGAGCACGACTTCTTCGGCGGCTACGACCACGCAACCGGCCTGGGATTCGTGCACGTGGCCGACCGGCGCATCGCCGTCGGGAAGAAGCAGTGGACCTGGGGCGAGGCCCCGTTCGGGCGTGCCTGGAACCGCAACCTCGCCGACGGTCATGACGCTGACTCCGCCTACGTCGAACTGATGGCCGGGGTGTTCACCGACAACCAGCCGGACTTCGCCTTCCTCGCCCCCGGGGAGACGAAGGTGTTCACCCAGGTCTGGTACCCGTTGCGTGATATCGGGCCGGTCACCGAGGCCACCGAGGATGCGGCCCTGCGCGTCCAGCGCACGGGTGAGGTGCTGAACATCGGCGCGATCACCACGACCACCCGGTCCGGGGCCGTGGTGGAGGTTCTCGATGCCGCCGGGACCGTGCTGGCAGCCCACCAGCGGGACCTGGACCCGGCCACGCCTGCCAGCGTGGAGGTCGGCGCCGGCAGCGCGGCGAGCGTGCGGGTGCGCCACGGCGAGCAGGTGCTGGTCAGCCAGCACCTCGGTTCAGGTTCCGCGACCACCGCAGCCACGGAGGAGATCCACGCGGCCACCGAGCCGCCGGCGCCCGAGAGCGTGGGCACCGTCGAGGAGCTGCTCGAGATCGCCGGTCACCTACGCCAGTACCGGCACGCCACCCGCTCGCCCGAGCCGTACTGGGCCGAGGCCCTGCGCCGCGAGCCGGGTCATGCCGGAGCGAGCACCGCCGTCGGGATCGCGCGGCTGCGCCAGGGCCGCCTGGCTGAGGCCGAGGCGCACCTGCGCACCGCCGTGGACCGCCTGACGGCCTACCACCCCACTCCCAGTGACGCGACGGCGCTGTACCACCTGGGCCTGACCCTCTCACTCACCGGCCGGCCGGACGAGGCCTATGACCTGTTCGCCCGGGCCTCCTGGAACCGGCCGTGGCGGGCGCCGGCCGGCTTCGAGATGGCACGCCTGGACGCTGCCGCGCACCGGGACGCCACCGCTCTGCACCGAGTGGCGGACGTCCTGCGAGCCGAACCCGACCATCTGCAGGCCCGGACCCTGCAGGCGGTGCTGCTGCGGCGCACCGGCGCGCCCGAGGCCGCCGACGCCGCACTGGCCCAGCTACAGGAACTGGACCCGCTGCACTGGTTCTCGCGCGACGTCGCCGGCGAGCCGCTGCACACCGACGCCCAGACCTGCCTGGACGTGGCACTCGAGCATGCCGCCGTCGGCTCCACCGCCGAGGCGCTCCGCGCGCTGGAGACGGCGCTTGAGCTCGACCCCGAGCGGGCGCTGGGGCAGCCCGCGGTGAGTGCGCTGGCACTACTGCACCGCGCGGACCTGCTCGAGCGCACCGGGGACGAGACCGGAGCCGCCCAGGCCCGCCAGGCCGCGGCGGCCGCCGACCGCACCTGGTGTTTCCCCGGACGGCTCGAGGACGCCCTCATGCTCGAGCGCACCGTCGCGAACCACCAGGACCCGGTGGCGCAGGTGCTGCTAGGGCACTGGCTCTACGCCGTCAACCGCCGGGACGAGGCACTGAGTGCCTGGCAGGCCGGTGCGCGCGAGGCCGGAGACGCCGTGGTGCACCGCAACATCGGCCTCGCCCTGGCCACGGCGGGCGAGGACCACGATGGCGCCCGTTCGGCCTACGACCGGGCGCTCGCGCTGGCTCCCGGGCACCCGCGGATCCTGCGCGAGCGGGACCAGCTCGACCGGCGCCGGGGCGCGCCCGTGGCCGAGCGGCTGGAGGCGCTGCAACAGGCTGACCAGGCCGTGTCCGAGCGCGACGACCTCGCTGCCGAGCTCGCCCATCTGCTCGTGTGCTCCGGCGAGGCCGGCGCCGCGCGTCGCCTCCTGACCGGGCGGCAGTTCCAGCCCTGGGAAGGTGGCGAGGGAGAGGTACTGCGGGTGTGGGAACGCACCTGCGCCGCCCTGGCGCGTGTGGCCCTGGCCGCCCATCGCCTCGAGGAGGCCGCCGACCGGGTGGCCGAGGCGCTCATCCCGCCGGCGAACCTCGGCGAGGACCGTCACCCGCTGGCCACCACCGCCGGGCTGCAGCTGCTGGCCGGCGACGTCGCAGCCGCGGCCGGGCGTCAGGAGGAGGCCGAGCGCGCCTGGTCCGTCGCCGCGGACCAGGTGGGCGACTTCCGCTCGATGAGCGCCAGCCGCCACAGCGAGGCGACCTATCACAGCGTGCTGGCGCTGCGCCGGCTGGGCCGGGCGGAGGAGGCGCAGGCGCTGACCACGGATCTGCGCGGTTTTGTCGACGAGCTGGCGGTCAGCACTCCGGTGATCGACTACTTCGCCACCTCGTTGCCGGAGATGCTGCTGTTCCCACCCGACCTGATCGAGCAACGCGACGTCCGCGTGCAGGTGCTGCGTGCCCAGCTGGACCTGCTCGACGGCCACGACCACGCCGCCCACCGGCGCCTGACCGAGGTGCTGGCCGCGGTGCCCGACCACCCCGATGCCCACGACCTGCTCCCCGGAGCCTGA